One genomic segment of Canis lupus baileyi chromosome 9, mCanLup2.hap1, whole genome shotgun sequence includes these proteins:
- the LOC140640421 gene encoding interferon alpha-inducible protein 27-like protein 2 isoform X1: MMKQAAFAVVGGVAAVAAVPVALGAAGFTGAGIAASSLAAKMMSAAAVANGGGVAAGSLVATLQSVGAAGLCTSTKVLLASLGSGLGAYLGKPKKESSSPPEEPRAEGEQQEETESQAEPPNPPVGSEKHEK, translated from the exons ATGATGA AACAGGCGGCCTTTGCTGTagtgggaggag TcgcggcggtggcggcggtgcCGGTGGCCCTGGGCGCCGCGGGCTTCACCGGGGCCGGAATCGCCGCCTCCTCGCTGGCGGCCAAGATGATGTCCGCGGCCGCTGTCGCCAACGGGGGTGGAGTCGCCGCCGGCAGCCTGGTGGCTACGCTGCAGTCCGTGG GGGCAGCTGGGCTCTGCACGTCAACCAAAGTCCTCCTGGCCTCTCTTGGGTCAGGTTTAGGAGCCTACCTTGGAAAACCAAAAAAGGAATcttcctctcccccagaagaaccCAGGGCTGAAGGGGAACAGCAAGAAGAAACTGAATCCCAAGCTGAACCTCCAAACCCCCCAGTCGGGTCAGAGAAGCATGAGAAATAA
- the LOC140640421 gene encoding uncharacterized protein isoform X2, translating into MMKQAAFAVVGGVAAVAAVPVALGAAGFTGAGIAASSLAAKMMSAAAVANGGGVAAGSLVATLQSGQLGSARQPKSSWPLLGQV; encoded by the exons ATGATGA AACAGGCGGCCTTTGCTGTagtgggaggag TcgcggcggtggcggcggtgcCGGTGGCCCTGGGCGCCGCGGGCTTCACCGGGGCCGGAATCGCCGCCTCCTCGCTGGCGGCCAAGATGATGTCCGCGGCCGCTGTCGCCAACGGGGGTGGAGTCGCCGCCGGCAGCCTGGTGGCTACGCTGCAGTCC GGGCAGCTGGGCTCTGCACGTCAACCAAAGTCCTCCTGGCCTCTCTTGGGTCAGGTTTAG